Part of the Pseudobdellovibrionaceae bacterium genome is shown below.
CTAGCCAAAGGGCGGGTAGCTCTATTTATATTAAGTATGAAAATTTGCAAAAAACAGGAAGCTTTAAAGTTCGCGGGGCATATAATAAAATTTCTTCCTTGCTAGAAACCAACCCAGAAATCAAAAAAAAAGGGGTGTGGGCCTGTTCGGCAGGTAATCATGCCCAAGGTGTGGCGTGGGTGGCCTCTCAACTGGGTTGCCCCTCTACAGTGGTAATGCCCAAAAGGGCTTCTTTAGCAAAGGTAGAAGCAACAAAGGGCTACGGGGCCAAGGTTATTTCGGAGGGCAAAGATATTATTGCCAGCATGGAGTACGCCGCTGTCCAGTGCAAAAAACAAGGGGCTTTTTTAGTGCACCCCTATGATGACCCCAAAATTGTTGCCGGCCAAGGCGGTATTGGATTAGAAATCATAGAACAATTTTTAAAAATTTCTGACAAACCTTTAGACTCAGTAATTGTTCCTATTGGAGGGGGAGGATTAATTTCGGGAGTAGCCTTGGCCATTAAATCCCTAAGTCCTAGCACTAAAGTTTACGGGGTGGTTTCCGAACTTTGCCCTATTGCGTACTCTTGGTTTCATAATTTAAATGTGCAAGAACAGGTTTCTAAAAATCAATATCGAATTAGTTTGGCTGACGGTACTTATGTTAGCAAACCCAGTGAATATAATTATAAAAATTATATTCAAAAATATGTCGATGATGTTGTTTTTGTAACCGAAGAAGAAGTTGCAGAAACTATGGTTTTTTTACTAGAAAGAACAAAAACTTTAGTAGAGGGTTCGGGGGCTTTGTCTATGGCGGCGGCTTTTTATGGCAATTTAGATTTAGGAAAAAATTCTTGCGTGTTGTTATCGGGAGGCAATGTAAATTTAAATTTTTTAGCCTCTATTATTGAAAGAGGATATTACCAAATGGGCAAGCGGGCAAAATTAAAAATTGTAGCAGCCGACAAGCCCGGCTTATTAACCGAAATCACAAAAATCATAGCACAATATGATGTAAATATTTTAAGTATTCAGCATAACCGTTTAGATGTCAGAGCTGTGGGAGAGGTGTTAATCGAAGTTCTTTTAGAGCTAACCGGAAAAGAGCAATTAAAACTGTTAAACGAAGGCTTACGCCAGAAAAAGTTTTTTGTTCAATAAAAAGGAAAAAATATGTTAACAGTATCTAGGCATATAAAAGACTTAAAAGCTTATAAACCTGGCGTGTCTTTAGAAGCCATTAAAAATCAATATCACTTAAACACTTTTTTTAAATTAGCCTCTAATGAAAATCTACAAGGCTGTTCTGATGAAGTAAAAAAAGTATTAATTAAGTCTGTAGAGTTGGCACACTTTTACCCCGACCCTCAATGCACAGAATTAAAAAACGCCT
Proteins encoded:
- the ilvA gene encoding threonine ammonia-lyase, whose amino-acid sequence is MKPLNLDDLKKAYAKLPSELKPTPFSFSNNASQRAGSSIYIKYENLQKTGSFKVRGAYNKISSLLETNPEIKKKGVWACSAGNHAQGVAWVASQLGCPSTVVMPKRASLAKVEATKGYGAKVISEGKDIIASMEYAAVQCKKQGAFLVHPYDDPKIVAGQGGIGLEIIEQFLKISDKPLDSVIVPIGGGGLISGVALAIKSLSPSTKVYGVVSELCPIAYSWFHNLNVQEQVSKNQYRISLADGTYVSKPSEYNYKNYIQKYVDDVVFVTEEEVAETMVFLLERTKTLVEGSGALSMAAAFYGNLDLGKNSCVLLSGGNVNLNFLASIIERGYYQMGKRAKLKIVAADKPGLLTEITKIIAQYDVNILSIQHNRLDVRAVGEVLIEVLLELTGKEQLKLLNEGLRQKKFFVQ